One region of Apium graveolens cultivar Ventura unplaced genomic scaffold, ASM990537v1 ctg3238, whole genome shotgun sequence genomic DNA includes:
- the LOC141701029 gene encoding uncharacterized protein LOC141701029: MRMGRDIIDDEDISLDSSDFMNHVQGENEPLYPGCESFTKMRALVKLYNLKAKHGISDKCFSDVLLLLASMLPEGNSMPSSFGEAKKTLCTLGMDYEKIHVCPNDCLLYRGERDEDETICRICGESRWKLNKKGEELEGIPAKVLWYFPLIPRLRNLFNTAQIAKDMTWHKTERQNDGKIRHLADSKTWKDVDQRWPEFAAEARNLRLALSSNGFNPFHGPGSDHSTWPVLLSIYNLPPWLCMKRKYIMLSLLISGPNQPGNDIDVYLQPLIEDLQKLWHGKQVYDAFKKESFILRGILLWTISDYPALGNLSGNIIKGYNACVVCVDKAKATRLATYKKTVVMRHRRWLPRNHPYRRQKSAFDNTMEKLSEPIPLTGEEVLERVLPLADHVYGKTQNQPRWKKGEPRPIWKKMSIFFQLEYWKFLPVRHTLDVMHIEKNICEALTGTLLNIPRKTKDRESVRIDMAEMGIRMELRPKNSGKKEKLPMASWNLLHKEKKIVCSSLIGMKLPDGFCSNLKGIVSMDTLRLVGMKSHDCHTMLHHLLPIALRSVLQKQVRCTIIRFCLFFKAICSKIIEVDKLEKMQSQLVETLCQLEKHFPPSLFDVMIHLSVHLVREVELCGPIFLRWMYPFERYMKTFKGYVRNRAHPEGCIAEAYIAEEAVECLVNFEEPTVGLPGRDKNKEKYRPLSGATMIKPSIKDLHQAHLCLLQNSNELTPYFNEHMAFLVARYPLHENDEEWLKNKQNETFPNWFQKKISSELLDVKSMVSKEVMWLAEGPNKYVPTFSGYKVNGVTYSTKDRDDTRQVQCSGVCVHADTMLVQDKDKNIEHISHTFYGVITSIWELDYNHFRVPIFRCNWVDMNKGVKIYDLGYTVVNLHKLGFLNDPFVLGKHVKQVCYIDDPFEKFWSVVLKLPNKFDDQSDDENEGSVEIELENEVDVTMFPTVDEVEEENRSYMREEEEMIQLP, translated from the exons ATGAGAATGGggcgggatattatcgatgatGAGGATATTTCGTTAGATTCTTCTGATTTTATGAATCATGTTCAAGGTGAAAATGAACCACTTTATCCTGGATGCGAGAGTTTTACAAAAATGAGAGCTTTAGTCAAGTTGTATAATTTAAAAGCAAAACATGGTATTTCTGATAAATGCTTTTCCGATGTCCTTCTTTTGCTTGCATCAATGCTTCCGGAAGGCAACAGTATGCCTTCATCTTTTGGTGAAGCCAAGAAAACTTTATGTACTTTAGGCATGGATTATGAAAAAATACATGTGTGTCCGAATGATTGTCTCTTATACCGCGGTGAGAGGGACGAAGATGAGACGATTTGCCGAATATGTGGGGAATCTAGATGGAAGTTAAACAAGAAAGGAGAAGAATTGGAAGGGATCCCTGCTAAGGTTCTGTGGTACTTTCCATTGATACCAAGATTGAGAAATTTGTTCAATACAGCTCAGATTGCGAAGGACATGACTTGGCATAAAACCGAGCGACAAAATGATGGTAAAATTAGACATCTGGCTGACTCAAAGACATGGAAGGATGTCGATCAAAGGTGGCCTGAGTTTGCTGCAGAGGCTAGGAACCTTCGGTTAGCTTTATCCTCCAATGGATTTAATCCTTTCCATGGACCAGGAAGTGATCACTCAACATGGCCTGTGTTGCTTTCAATTTACAacctcccaccttggctttgtatGAAGAGAAAGTACATTATGCTAAGTCTATTGATATCCGGACCAAATCAGCCTGGAAATGATATTGATGTATACCTTCAACCACTTATAGAAGATTTGCAGAAATTGTGGCATGGGAAACAAGTTTATGATGCATTTAAGAAAGAGTCTTTCATACTAAGAGGAATTTTATTGTGGACAATTAGTGATTATCCAGCCTTAGGAAACTTGTCGGGTAACATCATTAAAGGATATAATGCTTGTGTAGTTTGTGTTGATAAAGCAAAAGCTACCAGGTTGGCTACTTACAAAAAGACGGTGGTTATGAGACATCGTAGATGGCTGCCCAGAAATCATCCATATCGAAGGCAAAAATCAGCCTTTGATAACACCATGGAGAAGTTATCAGAACCTATTCCTTTAACTGGAGAGGAGGTGTTAGAAAGGGTACTACCACTAGCGGACCATGTTTATGGTAAGACACAAAACCAACCTCGGTGGAAAAAAGGGGAACCTCGACCAATTTGGAAAAAGATGTCTATATTTTTTCAGCTTGAGTACTGGAAGTTTTTGCCAGTTCGCCATACTCTCGATGTGATGCatatagaaaaaaatatatgCGAGGCTTTAACCGGTACATTGCTAAATATTCCCAGGAAGACAAAAGATAGAGAATCTGTTCGTATTGATATGGCTGAAATGGGAATAAGAATGGAGCTGAGACCaaaaaattctggaaaaaaaGAGAAGTTACCGATGGCATCTTGGAACTTATTGCATAAAGAAAAAAAGATTGTCTGCTCGTCCTTGATTGGCATGAAGTTACCTGATGGTTTTTGTTCGAACCTTAAGGGTATAGTATCAATGGACACTCTGCGACTTGTTGGAATGAAATCTCACGACTGTCACACAATGTTGCATCACTTGCTCCCCATCGCACTTCGGTCAGTACTTCAAAAACAAGTCAGGTGCACTATTATCAGGTTTTGCCTTTTTTTCAAGGCAATTTGTAGTAAAATCATTGAGGTCGATAAATTAGAAAAAATGCAGTCTCAATTGGTGGAGACCTTATGCCAGCTAGAAAAGCACTTCCCCCCTTCCTTGTTTGATGTAATGATCCATCTCTCAGTTCATCTTGTAAGAGAAGTTGAGCTTTGTGGTCCTATCTTCCTACGTTGGATGTATCCTTTCGAGAGATATATGAAGACGTTCAAGGGATATGTTCGAAACAGGGCTCATCCGGAAGGTTGCATCGCTGAGGCCTATATTGCAGAAGAGGCGGTTGAGTGTTTAGTTAATTTTGAAGAACCAACAGTTGGGTTACCGGGAAGGGATAAGAACAAGGAGAAATACAGACCTTTATCTGGTGCAACAATGATAAAGCCGAGCATCAAGGATTTGCACCAAGCACATCTGTGTCTTCTTCAAAACAGTAATGAATTGACCCCATATTTCAA TGAACATATGGCCTTCTTGGTGGCAAGATATCCATTACATGAAAATGATGAAGAATGGCTTAAGAACAAGCAAAATGAAACATTCCCTAATTGGTTTCAAAAGAAG ATTTCGTCAGAATTGCTTGATGTGAAAAGTATGGTATCTAAGGAGGTAATGTGGCTTGCAGAAGGGCCTAACAAGTATGTCCCTACATTCAGTGGCTACAAAGTCAATGGTGTTACCTACAGCACAAAAGATCGTGATGATACGCGACAAGTTCAATGCAGCGGTGTTTGTGTTCATGCTGATACAATGCTCGTGCAGGATAAGGATAAGAACATTGAGCATATTTCACATACATTTTATGGAGTAATCACAAGTATTTGGGAGTTGGACTATAACCATTTTCGAGTCCCTATCTTTCGGTGCAATTGGGTAGATATGAACAAAGGGGTTAAGATATATGATTTAGGATACACAGTTGTTAATTTACACAAGTTAGGTTTTCTGAACGACCCTTTTGTGTTAGGTAAACATGTCAAGCAAGTTTGTTACATTGACGACCCTTTTGAAAAATTCTGGTCAGTTGTATTAAAATTACCAAACAAGTTCGATGATCAAAGTGACGATGAAAATGAGGGATCCGTAGAAATTGAACTTGAAAATGAGGTAGATGTCACCATGTTCCCAACTGTTGATGAAGTCGAGGAAGAAAATAGAAGTTACATGCGGGAGGAAGAAGAGATGATTCAACTTCCATAA